GATCTACAATTTCACGCTTACGGCGCAGTTGAAGAACTGGTTCGACCAGATCGCACGGGCTGGCATCAGCTTCCGCTATACGGCCGAAGGTCCCGAAGGGCTGATGAAAGGCAAACGCGCGATTGTCGCCTATGCCGCCGCGGGTACTCCGATCGGCTCTGAACTGGATTTTGCGTCCGGCTATATCCGTCACATGCTGGGGTTCATAGGCATCACGGATGTCGAGTTCGTTCCGGCCGACGGTCTTGCCTTTGACCGGGATGCCGGACTGGCACGCGCCCGGACTGCGTTGGACAAGATCGCAGCCTGATTGGCACAGGGGCCAAGGATTCGGGCTGACACATAATCCGCATGTGGGGTGTTTCCTGACCTCTCATGCGGCTGGCCCGCGGCGATAATCGGCGGCGTCGATGACGGTGTAGGGCGAAGCAGCGGAAGCGATTGTGCCCGACAGGTTCGGGGGCCCGGAACGATTTGTTAATTATGCCACACGTGGTTCAATCGTCGCACGATGGCTTGTCGCGTCGCAGTGGAAATTTCGATCGACTGCTCCGAAAGCTGGAACAAACCGTGCAAATGGTACGTCCCCCAAGCAAGCGGTCATCGTTTGCTCACTGCATTCCTCTTATCCAAGTTTATATCACACCGCGTCGGATCGCCTCTGCGACGGCCTGTACCCTGTTGGCGGCATCCAATTTCAAGGTGATTTCCTGGACCCGGCGTTTGACCGTGATTTCTGTCATGGCCAATTGATCTGCGATGTCTTGTGATCTTCCCCCCGCCGCCAGAATGCGCAGCATTTGTACGTCACGTGGACTAAGACCACTGTCACGGCGGATCTGCTGCGTGGCAACGCGGCGGTATTCTTCCATCATGGTTGCGATCAGTTCATGCGACAGTGTGCGTTCGCCGCGGTGCACGGCGCGAATGGCGGATGCCAGCGTTTCGTAGGAATTGGACTTCAGCAGGTAGGCGTCGGCCTGCGCCGCCAAGGCACCGAGAAGGTATTCCTTGTCCTCGTAGGTCGACAGTACCACGCATCCCGGTGGCGAAGGCAGGCTCTTCAGCCGTCGCACGAGTTGAATGCCATCTAGCCCGCCCAACCGGATATCGACGGTTACCACATCGGGACGCATGCGAGGAGCAAGCTCCAGCGCCTCCGCGGCATTGGCGGCCTCGGCAATGACGGTAATATCGCCTTCGTCCTCCAGGACGCTGCGCACGCCCTGACGAAAGATCTGATGATCATCAATGATCATGGCGCGAATGGTCATGCTGCAGTGCTCTCCGGGCTGAGTGTAAAGACAATTTTGGTTCCTCGGCCGGGTCTGGTTTCGAGGATCAGCTCGCCCCCGACGGAACGCGATCGTTCTCGCATACCAACCAGTCCGAGGCCCGGTTCGTCGGTGTCTTCGACGAAACCACGCCCGTCATCCGCGACGCTCACCTGCAACTCGTTGTTGTTGAAATCGATTGCCACCCCGAGATGCGCGGCGCCGGAATGGCGAACGCAGTTCTGGCACGCCTCCTGCACGATCCGGTAGATGGCCAGCTCGACCTCCGGCGCGAGCGTCACCGGCGTGCCCCGGACGTCGAAGGACAGGTCGATCCCGACATGCCGCCTGATTGCGGAGGTATGATTGTCCAGCGCAGCTACGAGGCCCATCTCGTCCAGCAGGGTTGGACGCAGCGCGTAGATGATCTGCTTCATTTCGTGATGAGAGTCGTCAAGCGTCTTTTGGCACTCCAGAATCCTCTGCTCCAGCTTGGGATCCTCGCCGACACGCCGGCGAATGCTTTGTAGCTGGTATGTCGCCGCCAGGATCGACTGGGCCACGCTGTCGTGTAGCTCATAGGCAATACGTTGGCGTTCGGATTCCTGTATCTGCACCAAGCGGCGGCAGAGCAGGCGCAGTTCTTCGGCCTTGGCACTGATATCCTGATGGGCAAGTTCCAATTGTCGGGTGCGCTGCGCAACCTCGCGTTCCAGGCCGCTGCTCAGGTGGCGCGCGCGCTCGAACAGGCGGGCGTTTTCTATGGCCACAACGGCCTGCTCCGAGAAGGCCCTGAGTATGCGCGCATGGTCTGCCGTAAAGAAATCCGGTTCGGGCCAGTCCACGCAGAGCCACCCGACGCAATCACGCCCGTGAACCAGCGGCACGGCGAGCCATGACACGATCTGTTCGGTGCCGGGATGCCACGACCATTGCTTTTCGCGCCGCACGTCTTGGATTACAAGTGTTTCGTGCTGTTCGATCACGGGGCGCGACAGAGGGGCGGAATTCGGCGCGAAGCTGTGACTCATCACCCGCGCGTTGTCGGGAAAGCCCACTGCAGCAACGGCGCGCATCAGACCGTCCTCGCCCTGCAGGGTGACGCGGCTGCCGCGGTAGGGCACGACGCGGCGCAGTTCGCGCAACACCGCGCCGAGCACATGATCCTGCTCCAGCTTTGAGGAAATGATACGCGACACGTCGGCCAGTGTATCCGACAGCTCCCGCTCGCGCCGCTCGGCGGCAAACAACCGGTGCTGTTCGATGGCGGGAGCGATCTGATCTGCGATCGTCTGTAGCAGGACCACATCCTCGCGGGGAAATGCGCTGTAGATGTCGCTTTGAATGTCCAGCACACCAATCACGCGTTGACCAAGACGCAGGGGCAGGGCCAGCTCGGATCGTGTATCCGGCAGAAGGCTGTTGGGCGCGAAATGAGCATCGCTGCGCACATCGGGCGAGTTCCACAGCCGTCCCGACTGTGCCACCCGACCGATGATCCCGTGGCCCAGGGTGGCCGAGCATCCCGCAACGGCGAGCTTCTCCGCATACGGGCCGTCCGCATGCGCAAGTTCGACGCGGCTTGTGTCGTCGTCCGTCAGCAGCAACTGGATGTGTTCGTAGCCCAGGGATTGCCGGATCAGCCGTGTGATTTCGCGAAACAACAGACTGCGGTCATGAATGGTCGTCATCTGCTGACCGAGTTGATGGATCAGCGACAAATGTCCCCGTATATGCGCGATCTGGCGCGCGTGACTCGCCACATCGAGAAAGCCCACCAGATCATCTGCCGCGAGTTCAGCCAATTCAGCGGCATTCTCGGTAGAGCCAGCCGCACGAGGTATCGCAATGATGAGTGCTCCGACTTGAGCCTCGATCGACAGCAATGGTGCGACGACCAATTTGTCGCCACTTGCCAGAGCCCGTTTGCGAACAACCTCTGGTGCGAAGTTGCCCAGTGAGGATCTCAGATCCGTGAGAAGTCGGCGCATGCTATCGGGAGCCGGACCTCTGATAGTCAGTTGGCTGGCGCGCCCGCTGCCAAGCACCAGCGCCCCCCAGCTAGCACCGGCGACACGCAAGGCCCGGTCCAGCCGTGCTGTCAAACCTGAGCGTTCAGCCTCTTCCAGACCGACGGCGCCGATCCGCTGAAGGCGTGAGGCGTGAAGGCCCTCATCGTCATCGCGAAAACGAGGGTGCGCGGCCAGTGTCCCTTCAGGCAGTTCGGTTTCCGTGATAACTAGGCCCATTGGCCTATGCGATTGTGTTGTTCATCCATGTTCTGTTGTTCGCAGCCCATTAGTTTCATGCGGCCCTGATATGAACTGTCCCAGATCAGGCGTCTCAGAAAGCCTGCCATCCTTGAACTAAGTTTGTCCACGCCGGAAAGTTCTGGCGACCTTACCTGCGCACTCTTTTCCGACATAGGCGCTGTGTGCGTTGCGGTATTGAAGATCAGACACGCGAAGACAAAACGCGCAGTCTGGGTCCACGATGACCAAATCCGCATCGCTTCCGGGACGGGCGGTTCCCATACGCGGATATATCCCCATGATCCTGGCCGGGCTGGTGCTTATCATCCCGGCAAGATAGGGTAGCGAGAGACCGTGTCGCACTACACCTTCGGTCAACATCGCGGACAGCACCGACTGGAGGTCCGAAATCCAGCCCCAGAGCATGTAATCGACGAGGCTTTGGTCTGGCCTGACTTTCAGGGCCAGCGCCTGTGTATTAACCGTCGGCGGTACGGCGTTGAGGGGCATCTCGACGGTAGTGCCGTCGTCCATCAGCGGGCTGCCCGAAAAAATCCTGTCGTCGGACATCAGCCTGGTGTTGCGCAGATAGGTGTCGGCGCTGGCCATGATCATTCCATCCCGATCAACCGCGCGGGGTTAGTGGCCGTCATCAGTCGCACTTCTTCGATGGAGAAACCGAAATACAGCAGCATCGAGATCATCATCCGCATCCCTTCGATCGGCGAGGGGAGGACGCGAATGCCGTAATCGGTTGCAAGGACGAACTGCTCCGGGCCGACATCGCGGATTCCCTGTAACCATCGCATAGCCTTGCCGTGTACGACGGAATGCATATCCATCAGTTCCCGTTCGACGTAGTAATGTGTATGCGGCATCGCTGGGCCGCCGAAGTCAACAGCACAGGCTTCGAGAAACACACCTTTCTGAGCCAGAGATTTTTGTTCGTCAACTGACAGGAGCGTCCGGGCAGGGTGCGCGACAAGCACTTTTTCGATCCCCGCCGCCTGTGCCAGTTCGACGATCCGCAGGGCCTCGGGGCCTGACACGTGACCGGTGTTCAGATAGACCTCGGGCCGCTCGGCCACCATGTCCAGGATCTCCTTGAGCGCATCAGGCACCGGACCGTCGAGTGGAATGCGGATGGCGCGCTCCAGCTCCCTTTCCCGGAAGCCGGGGATGGCATCCTTGAACGGCACGAGTTCGCCATCGACGAACGCCGACTCCGCCATCGCCGAATGGTGTGTGCAGTGCGATCCGAAACTGATCATCCGACACCCATCGCCGAGATTCAGTGCAGTGCGCACAGCGCGCGGGTTCATCCCGTCATGACAGGAGTTCATCAGGTAGCCGCCATAGGTCCGGAAATCCTTCATGTAGCGGTTGACCATCCAGGCCGTGCCCGAAGCCCATCCGAATACATCGTAGTACAGGATGCTCCGCAGCCCCGCATCCCGCGCCATCTGTGCAACCTGTATCGGGTCGAAATGACCGGGATTGGACCGAAGCACCGGCCCCGCGTGAACGTGACTGTCGATTGCGCCGACGAGCAATTCGTCGGGCAGTTCCATCGTGCGTCCGTAGAAGGGTTCGTAAGTTGCCATCCCGTGCCTCCTATTCCGGCTCGAGGCCAAGCAGGCGCGCCGGGTTGTGAGCGGTCATGGTGCGGATTTCCTCGGGCGTGAATTCATAATCCAGCAAGGTCGTGATCAGTGTTCGCATCCCCTGAACCGGGGTCGAGGCCGCGCGAATGCCGTAATCCGTTGCCAACACGAAATGTTCCGGGCCGACTTCACGGATATCGGCCATCCACTGCGACGCGGTCGGGCGTTTGCGTGGCATGTCGCCGCTGCGATCCATGTATTCCTTTTCGACGTAGTAATGTGTGCGCGGGGCATGCGGATAGAGCCAGTCCACGAGGCACCCTTCAAGAAACACACCGCGCCGCGCGGCGTCCTTTTGCTGTTCTACGCTCAGTTGCTGGCGGGCGGGATGAGCGATCAGAACCTTCTGGATGCCGAACTCTTCAGCCAGGTCCAGCAGCCTGAGAACCTCTGGGCCGGAGACATGGCCGGTATTGAGGTAAACATCGGGATGGGCGGCGATCATCTCCAGAATTTCGGCCAGATCGTCTGAAATCGGTCCATCGACCGGAATCCTGACTGAACGTGGTATTTCTTCTGCGGCAAATTTCGGAAATGCATCCTTCAGTGGAACGAGTTCGCCATCGATGATCGTCGATTCCCTGCTTGCGGAGAATTCGGTGCAGTGCGAACCGAAGCTGATGAAACAGCAGCCTTGTTCCATGTAGAGCGCCGTTCTGACCGAGCGTGGATTCAGCCCGCCATGGCAGGAATTCATCAGGTACCCACCAAAAGTCCGAATGCCGGGAACATGGCGGTTCACCATCCACGCCGTGCCGGACGCCCAGCCGAACACGTCGTAATAGACGATGGAACGCATGCCCGCATCGCGTGCTTCAACCGCCACTTCGAATGGGTCCTGATGCCCGGGGTTCGAGCGCAGGACAGGCCCGGCATGGACATGGCTGTCAATGGCACCCACGAGCAATTCGGAGGGCAGATCCATCGACCGGTCATAGAAGTTCTCGTGTATCATCGGACCACAGTTTCCTTTCGTTGTCATGGGGTTGGTCGTGTTTTCCCGGCGGCGCGATCCTGCGCGAGCCAGCAAGTTGCAAAGTGATCCTGCCCTACCGACGTTCTGGGAGGGTCGGTGACACAGCGTTCATGCGCGAATGGACAGCGCGCCCTCATGGGGCACTCCCCGGGGCGCACGTTTCCCAGCACAAGTTCTCCGTGAAGGGCCACAGGGTCACGCTCCAGTGGATGGATGCGGGGGGACGCGTCCAGCAAGGCCTGCGTATACGGGTGCGCCGGTGACGTCAGGACGCGCTCGGCGGGGCCCTCTTCGACGATACTGCCCAGGTACATCACGATCACGCGTTCGCACATGTAACGTACAACCGCTATGTCATGGCTGATGAAGAGAAAGGCTGTGCCTGTTTCTTCACGTAGCTGTTTGAGCGTGCGAAGCACCTGGGCCTGAACCGATACATCCAGCGCCGAGGTCGGTTCGTCCAGCACCACCACCTTGGGTTCACAAGCGAGCGCCCGCATGATGGCTACCCGTTGGCGTTCGCCACCCGATAGCTGGCGGGGGAAGCGGTCCAACATAGACGGATCCAGGCCGACCAGCCGTGCAAGCTTTTCGATCCGCGCCGCTTCTTCACGACGCGGCACAACGGCAAAATTTCGCAGTGGCTGCGTCACGAACTGTCGAACGCTCATACGCGGGTTCAGGCAGGTTTCCGGTCGTTGGAACACGATCTGGGTGTTCTTGCGAAACCGGCGCAGATCACGACCATTGAGATTGGTCAGATTGCGGTGTCCGATCAGGATCTCTCCCGTTTCGGGGCGGTCCAATCCGACAAGGCAACGCGCCAACGTGCTTTTGCCGCAGCCGCTTTCGCCGATGAGGCCCACTGTCTCACCGGCAGAGATATCCAAGCTCACGTCACGCGCGCCAACACTGATCGCCTCGGGGTCGTCGGGATTGTTGAACAAGCGCGAAACCTGCCGAACGGAGAGCACAGGGTCCATATTCATTTGCTCACCTCGTCGTAGAGAACACACTGCACGCTTTGATCGCCTCGCCGTATCGAGGGTGGTCGGGCGGTGTTGCAGATCGGCTGGGCCTGTGGACAGCGATGCGAGAACCGGCAACGCGCCGCCCGTGCCGGGCCGCCCCAGACGCTGCCTTTGAGCGGCACCAGTTCATGGGGATTGTCGACGTCCGGGACTGCCGCGATCAGTCCTTGCGTGTAGGGATGAAGGGGGTTTTTGAACAGCAGTGACCGTTTGCCTGTCTCGACGAGCTGACCCGCATGCATGATCGAGATACGGTCGCAATAAACCGATACAAGGGACAGGTTGTGCGCGATCAGCACCAGCGCCATGCCACGTTCGCGGCACATGCCGGTGAGAAACCGCAGCAACTCCCCCTCTGTGGTTACGTCGAGCGCGGTCGTCGGTTCGTCGGCAATGAGCAGGCGCGGCTTCGTGGCGAGCGCGCATGCCATGGCCACGCGCTGCGCCTGGCCCCCGCTGATCTGATGAGGGTATTTTCGGCCGTGGTCGTGGTAGCTCAACCCGACGACGCGGAACAGTTCCTCGACCTCGGCGCGGCGGTCCCTGCCTCGTCCGGCCTTCCCCAGTGCGCGCTCGACCTGACGAGCCACCATCATATAGGGGTTCAGCGCGCCTTTGGCATTCTGGAACAGAAGCGATGCGCCGCGCGACAGCGATCCGCGCAGCCCCTTCTGGTCGCGTGCAGGAAGCGGGGTGGACCCGATGGAAACACTGCCGGCCACGACATCCAGCCCCCGCGCCGCCAAGCCAACGGAAGACATCATCGAGATGGATTTTCCCGATCCGCTTTCGCCAACCAGCCCGTAGACCTCGCCGGGATGCACGCGGAGTGACAGTCCATCGACGATCCGCCGGCGTTCGCCGCCGCGGGTGCTGTCGATGCACAAACCGTCTATGGTGAGCATCGGTTCGGCCATGGTCATCCCTCCGCCCGGCTTGGGTCGAGCCGGCCTTCCAGACAGTCACCCAGCAGATTCAGACTGAAGATCGCGGCAACCAAGACGAGACCGGGGCAGACGCTCATCCACCACGCACCCTGCACAAGGTAGTTCGTACCTTCTGCCACCATCACGCCGAGATCTGGCGTCGGAGGGCGAATCCCGATTCCGAGAAAGGACAGCACCGCGACATTGCCGACCGCAGCTGCAAGGTTCAGGCTTGCGTGCACGATGATCGGCCCGAGCGTGTTGGGCATGAGATGGCGGAACAGGATAGAGGTCTCACTAGCCCCCGAACACCGTGCCGCGTCGATGTACTCCAGGGTCTTTTTGCGCAGCGCTTCGCCGCGAATGACCCGGGCATAGGTTGGGATGTTGATCAGAACCGTAACGACGACGATGGAGAACACGCCGGGGCCCAGCACCAGAACCAGAACCATCGCGACAAGCAAGAGTGGAAAGGACTGCACGATATCGACAAACCGCATGAAGATCTCATCCGCGAGCCCACCGACATAACCGCAGACCAGCCCGACGAAGGAGCCGATCAGGATGGCCCCCGCGACGCCAGTCGCCGCCACGGTGAAATCGATCCGCAGTGACGTGATCGTGCGCGAGAAGACATCGCGACCGAAATGATCAGTGCCTAACCAGTGCTCGGCCGAAGGCGGCTGAAGCGTATCCGGCGTCGTCAGCACCGGATCATGGGTGACCAGTGCCGGGCCGAAGATCGACAGCAGCACCAGGATGGCCAGCACGACACTGCCAATCAGACCGAGCATGTCGCCACCGAACACGCCGCGATAGAGCCGCGTCCACATCGAGCGCCGCGGCGCGGAACCTGCCGCGCGGGCCATGTTGCGTCCCGCCACCATGTCAGTGCTGAATTCGGGGGTCGATAAGGACATAAGCGAGATCCACAAGTAGATTGGTCAGCGCCACGCAGGACGCGATGAGCAGAATACAGGTCGAAACGGGGGCCATGTCGCTGGTCGTGATCGCCGTCACGACGTAGCGCCCCAGCCCCGGCCAGGCGAAAACGGTCTCCACGATGGCCGCCCCGGCCAGAACATTGCCCACGATGAATCCGAAGGTCGTGACGATAGGTACCATCGCCCCGCGTAGCGCGTCGCCCAGAACAAGCCGCCACCAACTCAGGCCCAGGGCACGTCCGAAGGTGACGTAGTCTTCACCTAGTGCCTCGCTCATGGCCGAGCGGGTGATGCGCGCGATGGGTGAAACGACACCGAGGCCGAGGACGAAGGCGGGCAGCATCAACTGATGAAACGCGGTCCGGGCCACGTCCCAGTCGCCGGCTAGCATCGCGTCGATAGTCAGAAAACCGGTGACACTCGGCGGAGCAATGAGCATGGGCGAGAGCCGCCCGACCGGGGTCGGCACCAGGCGCCACTGGAAATACAGGTAGAAGATCAGGACGACGCCGAGCCAGAAGGCGGGGATGGACTGCGCCAGCAGGTTGAGGATGCGCATGATCGTGTCAGCCAGGCGGCCATAGGTGACCGCGCTGACGATTCCCATCGGCAATCCCACCAGCAGGCCGAACAGGATGCCGGCGAGGGCCAGTTCAAGCGTCGCGGGGATACGGATAGCCAGATCGGCGGCCACCGTGTTTCCGGTGCCGAAGGAAACGCCGAAGTCCCCGCGGAACACAGATCCCAGATAGCGTGCGTATTGAACGATCAGCGGTTGGTCGAGGCCCATCTGGGCGCGGATCTCGGCGCGCAGCTCGTCCGTAACATCCGGGTACTTGCTTGTCACCGGATCGGAGGGCAGCAAATAAGCCATGGAAAAGGCGATTGCGCTGACACCGATCAGGACAAGCAAGCTGATAAGAAGGCGACGCAGGACATAGCGCGCCAGCGGAGGTATCGACATGTCTGGCTATTCTTCGTGAGGGAA
This DNA window, taken from Qingshengfaniella alkalisoli, encodes the following:
- a CDS encoding FMN-dependent NADH-azoreductase, with amino-acid sequence MNILHIDSAITGDASVSRLLTAEIVAKLKAGRRDATVTYRDLAEGVPAIDNDWFHAVRQSPETPTADQQALIDVSDRFLAEVKDADVLVIGLPIYNFTLTAQLKNWFDQIARAGISFRYTAEGPEGLMKGKRAIVAYAAAGTPIGSELDFASGYIRHMLGFIGITDVEFVPADGLAFDRDAGLARARTALDKIAA
- a CDS encoding response regulator transcription factor, giving the protein MTIRAMIIDDHQIFRQGVRSVLEDEGDITVIAEAANAAEALELAPRMRPDVVTVDIRLGGLDGIQLVRRLKSLPSPPGCVVLSTYEDKEYLLGALAAQADAYLLKSNSYETLASAIRAVHRGERTLSHELIATMMEEYRRVATQQIRRDSGLSPRDVQMLRILAAGGRSQDIADQLAMTEITVKRRVQEITLKLDAANRVQAVAEAIRRGVI
- a CDS encoding GAF domain-containing sensor histidine kinase, coding for MGLVITETELPEGTLAAHPRFRDDDEGLHASRLQRIGAVGLEEAERSGLTARLDRALRVAGASWGALVLGSGRASQLTIRGPAPDSMRRLLTDLRSSLGNFAPEVVRKRALASGDKLVVAPLLSIEAQVGALIIAIPRAAGSTENAAELAELAADDLVGFLDVASHARQIAHIRGHLSLIHQLGQQMTTIHDRSLLFREITRLIRQSLGYEHIQLLLTDDDTSRVELAHADGPYAEKLAVAGCSATLGHGIIGRVAQSGRLWNSPDVRSDAHFAPNSLLPDTRSELALPLRLGQRVIGVLDIQSDIYSAFPREDVVLLQTIADQIAPAIEQHRLFAAERRERELSDTLADVSRIISSKLEQDHVLGAVLRELRRVVPYRGSRVTLQGEDGLMRAVAAVGFPDNARVMSHSFAPNSAPLSRPVIEQHETLVIQDVRREKQWSWHPGTEQIVSWLAVPLVHGRDCVGWLCVDWPEPDFFTADHARILRAFSEQAVVAIENARLFERARHLSSGLEREVAQRTRQLELAHQDISAKAEELRLLCRRLVQIQESERQRIAYELHDSVAQSILAATYQLQSIRRRVGEDPKLEQRILECQKTLDDSHHEMKQIIYALRPTLLDEMGLVAALDNHTSAIRRHVGIDLSFDVRGTPVTLAPEVELAIYRIVQEACQNCVRHSGAAHLGVAIDFNNNELQVSVADDGRGFVEDTDEPGLGLVGMRERSRSVGGELILETRPGRGTKIVFTLSPESTAA
- a CDS encoding amidohydrolase family protein gives rise to the protein MASADTYLRNTRLMSDDRIFSGSPLMDDGTTVEMPLNAVPPTVNTQALALKVRPDQSLVDYMLWGWISDLQSVLSAMLTEGVVRHGLSLPYLAGMISTSPARIMGIYPRMGTARPGSDADLVIVDPDCAFCLRVSDLQYRNAHSAYVGKECAGKVARTFRRGQT
- a CDS encoding DUF6282 family protein, whose product is MATYEPFYGRTMELPDELLVGAIDSHVHAGPVLRSNPGHFDPIQVAQMARDAGLRSILYYDVFGWASGTAWMVNRYMKDFRTYGGYLMNSCHDGMNPRAVRTALNLGDGCRMISFGSHCTHHSAMAESAFVDGELVPFKDAIPGFRERELERAIRIPLDGPVPDALKEILDMVAERPEVYLNTGHVSGPEALRIVELAQAAGIEKVLVAHPARTLLSVDEQKSLAQKGVFLEACAVDFGGPAMPHTHYYVERELMDMHSVVHGKAMRWLQGIRDVGPEQFVLATDYGIRVLPSPIEGMRMMISMLLYFGFSIEEVRLMTATNPARLIGME
- a CDS encoding DUF6282 family protein, which codes for MIHENFYDRSMDLPSELLVGAIDSHVHAGPVLRSNPGHQDPFEVAVEARDAGMRSIVYYDVFGWASGTAWMVNRHVPGIRTFGGYLMNSCHGGLNPRSVRTALYMEQGCCFISFGSHCTEFSASRESTIIDGELVPLKDAFPKFAAEEIPRSVRIPVDGPISDDLAEILEMIAAHPDVYLNTGHVSGPEVLRLLDLAEEFGIQKVLIAHPARQQLSVEQQKDAARRGVFLEGCLVDWLYPHAPRTHYYVEKEYMDRSGDMPRKRPTASQWMADIREVGPEHFVLATDYGIRAASTPVQGMRTLITTLLDYEFTPEEIRTMTAHNPARLLGLEPE
- a CDS encoding ABC transporter ATP-binding protein, which gives rise to MNMDPVLSVRQVSRLFNNPDDPEAISVGARDVSLDISAGETVGLIGESGCGKSTLARCLVGLDRPETGEILIGHRNLTNLNGRDLRRFRKNTQIVFQRPETCLNPRMSVRQFVTQPLRNFAVVPRREEAARIEKLARLVGLDPSMLDRFPRQLSGGERQRVAIMRALACEPKVVVLDEPTSALDVSVQAQVLRTLKQLREETGTAFLFISHDIAVVRYMCERVIVMYLGSIVEEGPAERVLTSPAHPYTQALLDASPRIHPLERDPVALHGELVLGNVRPGECPMRARCPFAHERCVTDPPRTSVGQDHFATCWLAQDRAAGKTRPTP
- a CDS encoding ABC transporter ATP-binding protein yields the protein MAEPMLTIDGLCIDSTRGGERRRIVDGLSLRVHPGEVYGLVGESGSGKSISMMSSVGLAARGLDVVAGSVSIGSTPLPARDQKGLRGSLSRGASLLFQNAKGALNPYMMVARQVERALGKAGRGRDRRAEVEELFRVVGLSYHDHGRKYPHQISGGQAQRVAMACALATKPRLLIADEPTTALDVTTEGELLRFLTGMCRERGMALVLIAHNLSLVSVYCDRISIMHAGQLVETGKRSLLFKNPLHPYTQGLIAAVPDVDNPHELVPLKGSVWGGPARAARCRFSHRCPQAQPICNTARPPSIRRGDQSVQCVLYDEVSK
- a CDS encoding ABC transporter permease; translation: MSLSTPEFSTDMVAGRNMARAAGSAPRRSMWTRLYRGVFGGDMLGLIGSVVLAILVLLSIFGPALVTHDPVLTTPDTLQPPSAEHWLGTDHFGRDVFSRTITSLRIDFTVAATGVAGAILIGSFVGLVCGYVGGLADEIFMRFVDIVQSFPLLLVAMVLVLVLGPGVFSIVVVTVLINIPTYARVIRGEALRKKTLEYIDAARCSGASETSILFRHLMPNTLGPIIVHASLNLAAAVGNVAVLSFLGIGIRPPTPDLGVMVAEGTNYLVQGAWWMSVCPGLVLVAAIFSLNLLGDCLEGRLDPSRAEG
- a CDS encoding ABC transporter permease — its product is MSIPPLARYVLRRLLISLLVLIGVSAIAFSMAYLLPSDPVTSKYPDVTDELRAEIRAQMGLDQPLIVQYARYLGSVFRGDFGVSFGTGNTVAADLAIRIPATLELALAGILFGLLVGLPMGIVSAVTYGRLADTIMRILNLLAQSIPAFWLGVVLIFYLYFQWRLVPTPVGRLSPMLIAPPSVTGFLTIDAMLAGDWDVARTAFHQLMLPAFVLGLGVVSPIARITRSAMSEALGEDYVTFGRALGLSWWRLVLGDALRGAMVPIVTTFGFIVGNVLAGAAIVETVFAWPGLGRYVVTAITTSDMAPVSTCILLIASCVALTNLLVDLAYVLIDPRIQH